The nucleotide window AACGTCAGGAACTGCAAAGCGGAGTTCACAGAGTACGGATGGAAGTGTAAGAAGTGCGGCAGCTGTCCTATCGGCGAGATAATCGAGTACGGAGAGAGTCTTGGCTACACACAGTTCTACATAGTGCCCGGTGGGAGTTTAGTCAAAAAGATACTGAAGAACAAGGTCCCGAAGGGCGAAATAAAAGCCGCCCTCGGAATAGCTTGCTGGCCCGAGCTCGCCGAGGCAGGAGAAAAGCTCTCCCATCTCAAAATACCTATCCAGGCCGTTCCGCTCCTCCGGGCCGGATGCATAAACACCCTCGTTGACGTTGAGGTAGTTAAGGAGTTCCTGAGGATTGGAATTGATGACATCAAAGGGCCCAAAAGAAGCTCCTCCCAATCATTATGACTATTTCAGCTCCATCCTCTCCCTCTTCACTAGCGGGGCGACTTCCCTCGCTACCCTCCTGACGCCGAAGAGCGTCAATGCATCCATGCGCTTGAGCTGGGCCAGAAGACAACCGCTTATCCTCACGTCTATGTACTTCTTCGCCTCCATGGCCGCCTTCAGGAGCTCCTTTATGCTCTCGGCCCTATCAAAGTCAAGGCCAGCCTTCCTGAGCCGCTCGACGTTGAGCTCGTGGATGGTGAGGGGCTGGAGCATCATCTCATCCACGCCAAGGGAAGCGGCCAATTCCGCTATTTTCGGAATATCCTCGTCATTTATGCCCGGCATGAAAATTGTTCTCACAACGGAGCGGACCGATTTATCACTGCCAACTATCTTCAGGGCGTTCACAACCCTGTCAAAGGTGTCTGCCCTCGTTATTGCCAGGTGTTTCTCCCTGCTGGCCGCGTCGAGGCTTATCATGACTATGTCAAAGTCGAGCTTCCGCCACAGCTTCTCGGTAAGGAGGGAGCCGTTCGTCTGGAGGTCGAGCCTTGCGTCAGGGAAGCGCTCCCTCAAAAGCTTGTTTACCTCAACTATCCTTGG belongs to Pyrococcus yayanosii CH1 and includes:
- a CDS encoding DUF116 domain-containing protein; the encoded protein is MKIENTIAKLLSLGTDLSTRNAIRAALSLISENEELADQIYVELKNKAFREDFAKVPPEKRAVFIPQCLRNVRNCKAEFTEYGWKCKKCGSCPIGEIIEYGESLGYTQFYIVPGGSLVKKILKNKVPKGEIKAALGIACWPELAEAGEKLSHLKIPIQAVPLLRAGCINTLVDVEVVKEFLRIGIDDIKGPKRSSSQSL
- a CDS encoding radical SAM protein; protein product: MMRYSWEEFARMMGVEPQVLENKEARLLKKFVDDLTYPSHCKFCQGLDLSNLNPVHHPSYELTPACNHDCIFCYSNVAVKLGNAPRPGYYGWDNPKAITVSQYGEPLLSPRIVEVNKLLRERFPDARLDLQTNGSLLTEKLWRKLDFDIVMISLDAASREKHLAITRADTFDRVVNALKIVGSDKSVRSVVRTIFMPGINDEDIPKIAELAASLGVDEMMLQPLTIHELNVERLRKAGLDFDRAESIKELLKAAMEAKKYIDVRISGCLLAQLKRMDALTLFGVRRVAREVAPLVKRERMELK